One Streptomyces fagopyri DNA window includes the following coding sequences:
- a CDS encoding ABC transporter permease has protein sequence MTTTAVQTAPARRRGVAVTRVRHTLGRVLVALARSIAIFVPVFLVATFVTFALRSLSGLSPARIQLGEEATPEAIHRVESQWGLDRPFLVQYWDWFTGVLHGQLGTSWTNGADISTLIGLGLEVSLSVATFALVIGVLLGFALGTVAALRRTTWVDRAITGFVTVISVMPAFVVGIVLVAVLAVGLHVFPSAGYIPVRQGFGPWLAHITLPAIALSFDVVADVARQLRGSLVAAYRENYVTGAVVRGLGARRIFLVHVLRNGIGPALATLGLKFPALVGASVVTEWIFGLQGFGRFANDSAQAGDVPAVQGVLVVSIVLVVLFNLIVNLVLARVTPASQRGV, from the coding sequence ATGACGACGACAGCGGTACAGACCGCGCCTGCCCGCCGTCGCGGGGTCGCCGTGACCAGGGTGCGGCACACGCTGGGCCGCGTCCTGGTCGCCCTCGCCCGGTCGATCGCGATCTTCGTGCCCGTCTTCCTGGTCGCGACGTTCGTGACGTTCGCGCTGCGGTCGCTGAGCGGACTCAGCCCGGCGCGGATCCAACTGGGCGAAGAGGCGACTCCCGAGGCGATCCACCGGGTCGAGTCCCAGTGGGGGCTCGACCGGCCCTTCCTGGTCCAGTACTGGGACTGGTTCACCGGCGTCCTGCACGGACAGCTCGGCACCAGCTGGACCAACGGCGCCGACATCTCCACGCTCATCGGTCTGGGCCTGGAAGTGAGCCTTTCCGTCGCGACGTTCGCGCTCGTCATCGGCGTACTCCTCGGCTTCGCCCTGGGGACGGTGGCGGCGCTGCGGCGCACCACATGGGTCGACCGCGCGATCACGGGCTTCGTCACGGTCATCTCGGTGATGCCGGCCTTCGTCGTCGGCATCGTGCTGGTCGCGGTCCTCGCGGTCGGGCTCCATGTGTTCCCCTCCGCCGGCTACATCCCGGTCCGGCAGGGATTCGGCCCGTGGCTCGCGCACATCACCCTCCCGGCGATCGCGCTCAGCTTCGACGTCGTCGCGGACGTCGCCCGTCAACTGCGCGGCAGTCTCGTCGCGGCCTACCGGGAGAACTACGTGACGGGCGCGGTGGTACGCGGACTGGGGGCGCGCCGGATCTTCCTGGTGCACGTGCTGCGCAATGGCATCGGGCCCGCGCTCGCCACGCTCGGCCTGAAGTTCCCCGCGCTCGTCGGAGCCTCCGTCGTCACCGAGTGGATCTTCGGCCTGCAGGGCTTCGGCAGGTTCGCCAACGACTCCGCCCAGGCCGGTGACGTACCGGCCGTGCAGGGCGTCCTCGTGGTGTCGATCGTCCTCGTCGTCCTGTTCAACCTGATCGTCAACCTGGTGCTGGCGCGTGTGACGCCGGCGTCCCAGCGGGGGGTATGA
- a CDS encoding ABC transporter permease, translated as MVRHVLSLVSGRIAVAVLTLIVLLAVLGPSLAPQDPLATSDHTLAAASGAHWLGTDYLGRDVLSRLLDGSRVSVLGSLEVTLMALVVGAIPGILSVYLGRVFEWVTLRLADTLVALPFLLFAVAVIALLGNGITQAMFVTGALVSPLFYRVARAATLAVARSPYVEAALISGASIGWIVRRHVWGKVLPPIAVALAQTIGVGFIIVSSLTFLGIGVQPPAPTWGGLLASDLGYLGYQPWAPLAPALLIMVTVWAGNLLADAIRDVSGEAGRAFVNDRKARANRPGTSDPVPTGGA; from the coding sequence ATGGTGCGCCACGTCCTCTCACTCGTGTCCGGCCGGATCGCCGTCGCCGTCCTGACCCTGATCGTCCTGCTCGCGGTCCTCGGCCCGTCGCTCGCTCCGCAGGATCCCCTCGCGACCAGTGACCACACGCTCGCGGCGGCGTCGGGCGCCCACTGGCTCGGCACCGACTACCTCGGCCGTGACGTGCTGAGCCGGCTGCTCGACGGCTCCCGTGTCAGTGTGCTCGGCTCGCTCGAAGTCACCCTGATGGCACTGGTGGTAGGCGCGATCCCCGGCATCCTGTCGGTCTACCTCGGCCGGGTCTTCGAGTGGGTCACCCTCCGCCTGGCCGACACCCTGGTCGCGCTGCCGTTCCTGCTGTTCGCGGTCGCCGTGATCGCGCTGCTCGGCAACGGCATCACTCAAGCCATGTTCGTCACGGGCGCGTTGGTCTCCCCGCTCTTCTACCGGGTGGCCCGCGCCGCCACGCTGGCCGTGGCCCGCTCGCCGTACGTGGAGGCCGCGCTGATCTCCGGTGCCTCGATCGGCTGGATCGTACGGCGCCACGTGTGGGGCAAGGTGCTCCCGCCGATCGCCGTCGCGCTCGCCCAGACCATCGGCGTCGGCTTCATCATCGTGTCGAGCCTGACGTTCCTCGGCATCGGGGTCCAGCCCCCCGCGCCCACCTGGGGCGGCCTGCTCGCCTCGGACCTGGGCTATCTCGGCTACCAGCCGTGGGCGCCTCTCGCCCCCGCGCTGTTGATCATGGTGACGGTCTGGGCCGGCAACCTGCTCGCCGACGCGATCCGCGACGTCTCCGGCGAGGCCGGCCGGGCGTTCGTCAACGACCGCAAGGCACGCGCCAACCGCCCCGGCACGTCCGATCCCGTTCCCACCGGAGGTGCGTGA